Proteins from a genomic interval of Gordonia sp. SL306:
- a CDS encoding ATP-dependent helicase produces the protein MPRKAPVLDRFTAPTRRWFTGAFDAPTAAQSGAWSSIADGDNTLVIAPTGSGKTLSAFLWALDRLAADPDRRHGTRVVYISPLKALAVDVERNLRAPLTGMTRAAQELDLPEPAITVGVRSGDTSPAQRRSLVKTPPDILITTPESLYLMLTSAARETLTDVDAVIVDEIHAVAATKRGTHLALTLERLDELLEKPAQRIGLSATVRPPEVVAGFLSGAAPCRVVKPAATKTFDLRVDVPVEDMANIPAPETADELDDAFSPTAGSLWPYVETSIVDLIEKNRATIVFANSRRLAERLTARLNEIHAERTGTTDGPPPPNARVAGGAPAFIMASGASAGSEPTLARAHHGSVSKEQRALIEDDLKAGRLACVVATSSLELGIDMGAVDLVIQVEAPPSVANGLQRIGRAGHQVGEISQGVLFPKHRTDLIHCTVTVERMLDGAIEELRVPQNPLDILAQQTIAAAAAAIDDLDVDHWFEVVRRAAPYRELGRQVFDATLDLIAGRFPSDEFAELRPRVTWDREAGTLVGRRGAQRLAVTSGGSIPDRGLFGVFMVGEKSTRVGELDEEMVYESRVGDVFALGATSWRIEDITHDRVLVSPAYGQPGRLPFWIGDTVGRPAELGAAIGKFTGAVADPDTLAEHAARLGLTDFARDNLAALIGEQKEATGHLPTDRTLVVERFRDELGDWRLILHSPYGLRVHAPWASAISARLQNTLGIEGATTASDDGIIVRLPDTDDDPPGTGVFVVDPDDIEQLVTDALADSSMFASRFRECAARALLLPRRDPGRRAPLWQQRQRSAQLLSVASKFPDFPIVLEAVRECLQDVYDLPALVDLLTRIRQRRIRIVETETASPSPFAASMLFGYVGAFMYADDAPLAERRAAALSLDTSLLAQLLGRVDLRELLDPAVIAEVTARLQRLSPDRQARDAEDIVDLLRWLGPLSTEEVTDRYRGEDPALDHLTDLHRTGQIISVNHGGRPLWAAIDDTARLRDALGVPAPMGIPAAYLEPVPDPVGDLVGRYARTHGPFTVAEAAQTLGMAIGVVRDTLIRLAADRRVVEGDFLPDGEPSGGQRVTQWCHADVLGQIRRGSLAASRAEVAPVDTEVLARFLASWQHATADDQLGGVDGVATVIDQLAGFPLPASAWESLVLPARIRDYQPAMLDELLSAGEVIWSGHGRIGNSDGWVALHPADVAPLTLPPPDEIDTTALMARVAHALEPGGALRFAQVADTVSTTESTSPVPAAEVETVLWDLVWSGRISNDSFAPVRALIQPRRTASASRSTPAHRSRGRAPRLRAQRLSTRYLAEHSTGRAVPPTASGRWFALERHEPDPTVATQATCEQLLARYGVITRGSVASEGVTGGFARIYKALTVFEDNGQVRRGYYVDGLGGAQFASPATVDDLRRHALVDRGNENSAIVLASNDPANPFGAALEWPTSTSEDVGHRPGRKPGALVVLVDGALVVFVERGGKTLLTFSESTSALESAAGALAALVRSGRVSRLMIDQVDSQPALRSDFARILVAAGFATAPRGLRMRYGQHA, from the coding sequence GTGCCCCGCAAGGCCCCCGTCCTCGATCGCTTCACCGCCCCGACCCGGCGGTGGTTCACGGGCGCCTTCGACGCGCCGACGGCGGCCCAGTCGGGTGCGTGGTCGTCCATCGCCGACGGCGACAACACACTGGTCATCGCACCGACCGGGTCCGGCAAGACGCTTTCCGCCTTCCTCTGGGCTCTCGATCGGCTGGCCGCGGACCCGGACCGCCGACACGGCACGCGGGTCGTGTACATCTCGCCGCTCAAGGCGCTCGCGGTCGACGTCGAGCGCAATCTGCGGGCACCGCTCACCGGGATGACCCGAGCCGCCCAGGAACTCGATCTGCCCGAACCCGCCATCACCGTCGGGGTGCGCTCGGGTGACACCTCTCCCGCCCAACGCCGCTCGCTGGTCAAGACGCCGCCGGACATCCTGATCACCACGCCCGAATCGCTCTACCTGATGCTGACGTCGGCCGCTCGCGAGACATTGACGGATGTCGACGCGGTGATCGTCGACGAGATCCATGCCGTCGCGGCAACCAAACGCGGCACCCACCTCGCACTGACCCTCGAGCGTCTCGACGAGCTCCTCGAGAAACCCGCGCAGCGCATCGGGCTGTCGGCGACGGTCCGTCCGCCCGAGGTGGTCGCCGGATTCCTCAGTGGTGCGGCACCGTGCCGAGTGGTCAAGCCCGCCGCCACCAAGACCTTCGACCTGCGTGTCGACGTCCCGGTCGAGGACATGGCGAACATCCCCGCACCCGAGACCGCAGACGAGCTCGACGACGCGTTCTCACCCACGGCCGGTTCGCTGTGGCCCTATGTGGAGACGTCGATCGTCGATCTGATCGAGAAGAATCGGGCCACGATCGTGTTCGCCAACTCGCGACGACTCGCCGAACGCCTCACCGCCCGCCTCAACGAGATCCACGCCGAGCGCACCGGCACCACCGACGGTCCACCACCCCCGAATGCGCGCGTCGCGGGCGGTGCCCCGGCGTTCATCATGGCCAGCGGCGCGAGCGCCGGATCCGAGCCGACGCTCGCCCGGGCACATCACGGTTCCGTCAGCAAGGAACAGCGAGCGCTGATCGAGGACGACCTCAAAGCCGGGCGACTCGCGTGCGTGGTGGCCACCAGTTCGCTCGAACTCGGTATCGACATGGGCGCCGTCGATCTCGTCATCCAGGTCGAGGCGCCACCGTCGGTCGCCAACGGGCTGCAGCGCATCGGCCGCGCGGGGCATCAGGTCGGTGAGATCTCGCAGGGGGTTCTGTTTCCCAAGCACCGCACCGATCTCATCCACTGCACCGTCACCGTGGAGCGGATGCTCGACGGTGCGATCGAAGAACTCAGGGTCCCGCAGAATCCGCTCGACATCCTGGCGCAGCAGACGATTGCGGCCGCGGCCGCGGCGATCGACGATCTCGACGTCGACCATTGGTTCGAGGTGGTCCGCCGCGCTGCGCCCTATCGCGAACTCGGTCGCCAGGTCTTCGACGCCACGCTCGACCTCATCGCCGGGAGGTTCCCGTCGGACGAGTTCGCCGAGCTGCGGCCCCGCGTCACATGGGATCGTGAGGCCGGCACCCTGGTGGGACGGCGAGGCGCTCAGCGACTCGCCGTGACCTCCGGTGGTTCGATCCCGGACCGGGGGCTGTTCGGTGTGTTCATGGTTGGCGAGAAATCCACCCGCGTGGGCGAACTCGACGAGGAGATGGTCTATGAGTCGCGCGTCGGCGACGTCTTCGCACTCGGTGCGACGAGTTGGCGGATCGAGGACATCACCCACGATCGCGTTCTCGTCTCCCCGGCCTACGGTCAGCCGGGCCGTCTCCCGTTCTGGATCGGCGACACCGTCGGCCGGCCTGCCGAACTCGGTGCCGCCATCGGCAAGTTCACCGGAGCCGTGGCCGATCCCGACACCCTCGCCGAGCATGCCGCACGCCTCGGGCTCACCGACTTCGCACGCGACAACCTCGCCGCGCTGATCGGCGAACAGAAAGAAGCCACCGGCCACCTGCCCACCGATCGCACCCTGGTCGTCGAGCGATTCCGCGACGAGCTCGGCGACTGGCGCCTGATCCTGCACTCCCCCTACGGGTTACGCGTCCACGCACCGTGGGCGAGCGCGATCTCCGCACGCCTGCAGAACACGCTCGGTATCGAAGGTGCGACGACGGCATCCGACGACGGCATCATCGTGCGCCTGCCCGACACCGACGACGACCCGCCAGGGACCGGTGTCTTCGTCGTCGACCCGGACGACATCGAGCAGCTCGTCACCGATGCCCTCGCCGACTCGTCGATGTTCGCCTCCCGCTTCCGCGAATGCGCGGCGCGGGCGCTGCTACTCCCTCGGCGAGACCCCGGACGGCGCGCCCCGCTGTGGCAGCAACGTCAGCGCAGCGCCCAATTGCTCTCCGTCGCATCAAAGTTCCCTGACTTCCCGATTGTCCTGGAAGCGGTGCGCGAATGCCTCCAGGACGTCTACGACCTCCCAGCCCTCGTCGACCTGCTCACGCGGATCCGACAGCGTCGGATCCGGATCGTCGAGACGGAGACCGCCAGTCCGTCGCCCTTCGCCGCCTCGATGCTGTTCGGCTACGTGGGTGCGTTCATGTACGCCGACGATGCCCCGCTGGCCGAGCGGCGCGCGGCAGCCCTCTCGCTGGACACCAGCCTGCTGGCGCAACTGCTCGGGCGGGTCGATCTCCGTGAACTCCTCGACCCCGCGGTCATCGCCGAGGTCACCGCGCGGCTGCAGCGCCTGTCCCCCGACCGGCAGGCCCGCGACGCCGAGGACATCGTCGACCTCCTGCGCTGGCTCGGCCCGCTGAGCACAGAGGAGGTCACCGACCGCTACCGGGGCGAGGATCCGGCCCTCGACCATCTCACCGACCTGCATCGGACCGGGCAGATCATCTCCGTCAATCACGGTGGCCGGCCATTGTGGGCGGCGATAGACGACACCGCACGACTTCGCGACGCCCTCGGCGTACCGGCACCGATGGGCATCCCGGCCGCCTACCTCGAGCCCGTGCCGGACCCCGTCGGCGACCTGGTCGGCCGATACGCCCGCACCCACGGACCGTTCACCGTCGCCGAGGCCGCGCAGACGTTGGGTATGGCTATCGGAGTGGTCCGGGACACGCTGATCCGGCTGGCCGCCGACCGGCGGGTCGTCGAGGGGGACTTCCTCCCGGACGGCGAACCGTCGGGCGGTCAGCGGGTCACGCAGTGGTGCCACGCCGACGTACTCGGTCAGATCCGGCGTGGTTCCCTGGCGGCGAGCCGGGCCGAGGTGGCCCCCGTCGACACCGAGGTCCTGGCACGGTTCCTGGCGTCCTGGCAGCACGCCACAGCCGACGATCAGCTCGGCGGTGTCGACGGCGTGGCGACGGTCATCGACCAGCTGGCCGGCTTTCCACTCCCGGCGTCTGCATGGGAATCCCTGGTCCTGCCGGCGCGGATCCGGGACTACCAGCCCGCAATGCTCGACGAGCTGCTCAGCGCGGGTGAGGTGATCTGGTCCGGGCATGGCCGCATCGGCAATTCGGACGGTTGGGTCGCACTGCACCCCGCCGACGTGGCGCCGCTGACGTTGCCACCGCCCGACGAGATCGACACCACCGCACTGATGGCCCGGGTCGCCCACGCTCTCGAGCCCGGCGGTGCCCTCCGGTTCGCTCAGGTGGCCGACACCGTGAGCACCACCGAATCCACCTCACCCGTACCCGCTGCCGAGGTGGAGACCGTGCTGTGGGACCTCGTCTGGTCAGGCCGGATCAGCAACGACTCGTTCGCGCCGGTTCGTGCATTGATCCAACCGAGACGCACCGCGTCGGCGTCGAGATCGACACCTGCACACCGCTCACGCGGTCGCGCCCCACGCCTACGGGCCCAGCGCCTGTCCACGCGCTATCTCGCGGAGCATTCGACCGGACGCGCGGTTCCCCCGACGGCGAGTGGGCGGTGGTTCGCACTCGAACGGCACGAGCCCGACCCCACCGTGGCCACTCAGGCCACGTGCGAGCAGCTCCTGGCCCGGTACGGCGTCATCACCCGGGGCAGTGTCGCGAGTGAGGGTGTCACCGGAGGATTCGCCCGGATCTACAAGGCTCTCACCGTGTTCGAGGACAACGGTCAGGTCCGGCGCGGTTACTACGTCGACGGCCTCGGTGGGGCACAGTTCGCATCGCCCGCCACGGTCGACGACCTGCGACGGCACGCACTCGTCGACCGTGGCAACGAGAACTCCGCCATCGTGCTGGCGTCGAACGACCCGGCGAATCCGTTCGGCGCCGCGCTGGAATGGCCGACGTCGACCTCCGAGGACGTCGGCCACCGACCTGGTCGCAAGCCCGGCGCCCTCGTGGTGCTGGTCGACGGCGCGCTCGTCGTGTTCGTCGAGCGCGGCGGCAAGACCCTCCTGACCTTCAGCGAATCGACGTCCGCCCTGGAGTCGGCCGCAGGCGCCCTGGCCGCCCTCGTACGATCAGGGCGCGTGTCCCGCTTGATGATCGACCAGGTCGATTCGCAGCCGGCGTTACGGTCCGACTTCGCGCGCATCCTGGTGGCCGCAGGTTTCGCGACGGCGCCACGCGGTCTCCGGATGCGCTACGGGCAGCATGCCTGA
- the glpK gene encoding glycerol kinase GlpK: MGSASTYVAAIDQGTTSTRAMIFDRHGRVVSSEQIEHEQVFPQAGWVEHDASEIWRNTRRVAAAALASADLKHGDIAACGLTNQRETTLIWDRETGEPIHHAIVWQDTRTNDLCGMLAGDVGVDRYRDRTGLPLSTYFAGPKVRWLLDHVDGARQRAEAGELCFGTMDSWITWNMTGGRDGGLHITDVTNASRTMLMDLRTLAWDEEICAEMGVPMSLLPEIRSSSEVYGPLREHGSLPGVPLAGILGDQQAATFGQACLNPGEAKNTYGTGNFLLLNTGTEPVFSDHGLLTTVCYRIGDQDARYALEGSIAVTGSLVQWLRDNLGLFDNAREIESLAASVEDNGGAYFVPAFSGLFAPRWRPDARGVIVGLTRFVNKGHLARAALEASAFQTREVIEAMQADSGVELSTLKVDGGMVVNDLLMQFQADILDVPVVRPVVNETTALGAAYAAGLAVGYWESEDEIRANWAEDKRWEPRMAAEDRNRLYDGWNRAVGHSFDLA, translated from the coding sequence GTGGGTAGTGCAAGCACATATGTCGCCGCGATCGACCAGGGCACCACGTCCACACGGGCGATGATCTTCGACCGGCACGGCCGCGTCGTCAGTTCCGAGCAGATCGAACATGAGCAGGTGTTCCCGCAGGCAGGCTGGGTGGAGCACGACGCATCGGAGATCTGGCGCAACACCCGTCGGGTGGCGGCCGCCGCACTGGCGTCCGCCGATCTGAAACATGGCGACATCGCCGCCTGTGGCCTCACGAACCAACGTGAGACAACTCTCATCTGGGACCGCGAGACCGGTGAGCCGATCCACCACGCGATCGTTTGGCAGGACACCCGCACCAACGACCTCTGCGGCATGCTCGCCGGTGACGTCGGGGTCGATCGATACCGGGACCGCACGGGTCTGCCACTGTCGACGTACTTCGCCGGCCCCAAGGTGCGATGGCTGCTCGACCACGTCGACGGCGCTCGACAACGCGCCGAGGCAGGCGAACTGTGTTTCGGCACAATGGATTCGTGGATCACGTGGAACATGACCGGTGGGCGCGACGGCGGGTTGCACATCACCGACGTCACCAACGCATCGCGGACGATGCTGATGGACCTGCGCACCCTGGCCTGGGACGAGGAGATCTGCGCCGAGATGGGCGTGCCGATGTCTTTGCTTCCCGAGATCCGCAGCTCATCCGAGGTCTACGGGCCGCTGCGCGAGCACGGTTCACTACCCGGCGTACCGTTGGCCGGCATCCTGGGCGATCAACAGGCCGCCACGTTCGGGCAGGCATGCCTGAATCCGGGCGAGGCCAAGAACACCTACGGCACCGGCAATTTCCTCCTCCTCAACACCGGGACCGAGCCGGTGTTCAGTGACCACGGCCTGCTCACCACGGTCTGCTACCGAATCGGTGATCAGGACGCGCGCTATGCACTCGAGGGTTCGATCGCTGTCACGGGATCACTGGTGCAGTGGTTGCGCGACAACCTCGGCCTCTTCGACAATGCCCGCGAGATCGAATCGTTGGCCGCGTCGGTGGAGGACAACGGTGGCGCCTACTTCGTCCCGGCGTTCTCCGGACTGTTCGCGCCACGGTGGCGACCCGATGCCCGAGGGGTCATCGTCGGCCTGACGCGCTTCGTCAACAAAGGGCACCTCGCGCGAGCCGCCCTGGAGGCCAGCGCCTTTCAGACCCGCGAGGTGATCGAGGCGATGCAAGCAGACTCGGGCGTCGAGCTGTCCACACTCAAGGTGGACGGCGGTATGGTCGTCAACGACCTGCTCATGCAGTTCCAGGCCGACATCCTCGACGTGCCGGTGGTGCGACCGGTGGTCAACGAGACCACGGCACTCGGCGCCGCCTACGCGGCAGGTCTGGCCGTCGGCTACTGGGAATCCGAGGACGAGATCCGCGCGAACTGGGCCGAGGACAAGCGCTGGGAACCCCGGATGGCGGCCGAGGACCGCAACCGTCTCTACGACGGCTGGAACCGGGCGGTCGGGCACAGCTTCGATCTCGCCTGA
- a CDS encoding CbtB domain-containing protein: MTASTQTTTKARSLAVPDLSVASAAMWLSLTVLLAGLAYYFLGYDQGAVSVFGSDTHVHEFVHDARHFLGFPCH; encoded by the coding sequence ATGACTGCCTCGACGCAGACGACAACGAAGGCCCGGTCGCTGGCCGTTCCGGATCTCTCGGTGGCGAGCGCCGCGATGTGGCTCAGCCTGACCGTGCTGCTCGCCGGTCTCGCCTATTACTTCTTGGGTTACGACCAGGGCGCGGTGTCGGTGTTCGGGTCCGACACCCACGTCCACGAGTTCGTGCACGACGCCCGGCACTTCCTCGGCTTCCCCTGCCACTGA
- a CDS encoding pyridoxamine 5'-phosphate oxidase family protein, whose protein sequence is MVDNVVQVLTDDEAWELLATVALGRIALSVNGQPDIFPVNFHAGEGRIVFRTGEGTKLSEIAVNENVAFEADDHTALRGWSIVAKGAARVLVSTHDIAAADELPLRPWTPTIKYNYVEISVDEISGRRFLFGPEPERYPV, encoded by the coding sequence ATGGTCGACAACGTCGTGCAGGTGCTCACCGACGACGAGGCCTGGGAACTTCTCGCAACCGTCGCGCTCGGACGAATCGCGTTGAGCGTCAACGGTCAGCCGGACATCTTCCCGGTCAATTTCCACGCCGGTGAGGGACGGATCGTCTTCCGCACGGGTGAGGGCACCAAGCTCTCCGAGATCGCGGTCAACGAGAACGTCGCCTTCGAAGCCGACGACCACACCGCACTGAGGGGTTGGAGCATCGTCGCAAAAGGTGCTGCACGCGTGTTGGTGTCGACCCATGACATCGCCGCCGCCGACGAATTGCCCTTGCGTCCGTGGACTCCCACGATCAAGTACAACTACGTCGAGATCTCGGTCGACGAGATCAGCGGCCGGCGCTTTCTGTTCGGTCCTGAGCCGGAACGGTATCCGGTCTGA
- the glpD gene encoding glycerol-3-phosphate dehydrogenase, whose protein sequence is MNTEFNPDRPADMGPLYRAEAWRRLGSEQFDLVVIGGGVVGVGAALDAATRGLRVALVEARDIASGTSSRSSKMFHGGLRYLEQLEFGLVREALRERELSLRFLAPHLVKPLPFLYPLTRRVWERPYVGAGLFLYDQMGGSKSVPGQSHVTRSGALRVAPALKRNSLIGGIRYYDTVVDDARHSLTVARTAANYGAVIRTSTQVVGFLREADRVLGVRVRDSETGEIGEVRAHCVINAAGVWTDEVQALSKQRGHFKVRASKGVHIVVPRDRIVSETAIILRAANSVLFVIPWETHWIIGTTDTDWNLDLAHPAATRADIDYILERVNEVLVTKLTHGDIEGVYAGLRPLLAGEDDETSKLSREHAVATVAPGLVSIAGGKYTTYRVMASDAVDACTDFIPTRVAPSITERVPLLGADGYFALINQCEHLGRRFGLHPYRIRRLLNRYGSLIDDVLYYADAEPSLLQPLAAAPQYLRVEVVYAAIDEAALHLEDVLARRTRIAIEYPHRGVDCAQEVADLLAPILGWSEEETAFEVATYIARVEAEVASQRQPDDDSADALRAAAPEARPEILEPVPVPD, encoded by the coding sequence ATGAACACCGAGTTCAACCCAGACCGACCAGCGGATATGGGTCCGCTCTACCGAGCCGAGGCATGGCGCCGGCTGGGTAGTGAGCAGTTCGATCTCGTCGTCATCGGGGGCGGGGTCGTCGGTGTGGGAGCCGCTCTCGACGCCGCCACCCGCGGTCTGCGAGTCGCCCTGGTCGAGGCTCGCGACATCGCCTCGGGTACGTCGAGCCGGTCGTCGAAGATGTTCCACGGCGGACTCCGTTATCTCGAGCAACTCGAGTTCGGCCTTGTGCGTGAAGCACTTCGGGAACGGGAACTCTCCCTGCGTTTCCTCGCGCCCCATCTGGTCAAACCCCTGCCGTTCCTCTACCCGCTGACCCGCCGGGTGTGGGAACGCCCGTATGTGGGCGCCGGGCTGTTCCTCTACGACCAGATGGGCGGATCGAAATCTGTTCCCGGACAGAGTCATGTCACTCGGTCCGGCGCGTTGCGCGTCGCGCCTGCGCTGAAGAGGAACTCGTTGATCGGTGGGATCCGCTACTACGACACGGTGGTCGACGACGCCCGGCACAGCCTCACGGTCGCACGTACCGCGGCGAACTACGGCGCCGTGATCCGGACGTCCACCCAGGTGGTCGGATTCCTGCGGGAGGCCGATCGGGTCCTCGGCGTTCGGGTGCGTGATTCGGAGACCGGCGAGATCGGGGAGGTGCGCGCCCATTGCGTGATCAACGCCGCAGGGGTGTGGACCGACGAGGTCCAGGCACTCTCGAAACAGCGGGGCCACTTCAAGGTTCGTGCCTCCAAGGGCGTGCACATCGTGGTTCCCCGGGATCGCATCGTGAGCGAGACCGCGATCATCCTCCGTGCAGCCAACTCGGTGCTGTTCGTGATCCCGTGGGAGACACACTGGATCATCGGAACCACCGACACCGACTGGAATCTCGATCTCGCCCATCCGGCCGCCACCCGTGCCGACATCGACTACATCCTCGAGCGCGTCAACGAGGTGCTGGTCACCAAGCTCACCCATGGTGACATCGAGGGCGTGTACGCCGGGCTGCGACCGTTGCTCGCCGGTGAGGACGACGAGACCTCCAAGCTCTCGCGCGAACATGCTGTGGCGACGGTCGCGCCCGGGCTGGTGTCGATCGCGGGCGGAAAGTACACCACGTATCGGGTGATGGCCTCCGATGCCGTGGACGCGTGTACCGACTTCATCCCCACGCGGGTCGCGCCGTCCATCACCGAGCGGGTTCCGCTTCTCGGCGCCGACGGCTACTTCGCGCTCATCAATCAATGCGAGCATCTCGGTCGTCGATTCGGATTGCATCCCTATCGGATTCGACGTCTCCTCAACCGCTATGGATCGTTGATCGACGACGTCCTCTACTACGCCGACGCCGAACCGTCTTTGTTGCAGCCGCTCGCCGCGGCACCTCAGTACCTGCGCGTGGAGGTCGTCTACGCGGCGATCGACGAGGCGGCGCTGCACCTGGAGGACGTCTTGGCGCGGCGCACGCGGATCGCGATCGAATATCCGCACCGCGGAGTCGATTGCGCGCAGGAGGTCGCCGATCTGCTCGCACCGATCCTCGGGTGGTCGGAGGAGGAGACGGCTTTCGAGGTCGCCACCTACATCGCCCGGGTGGAGGCGGAGGTCGCATCGCAGCGACAACCTGACGACGATTCGGCCGACGCCCTGCGGGCCGCGGCGCCGGAAGCGCGGCCGGAGATCCTGGAGCCGGTCCCGGTACCAGACTGA
- a CDS encoding DNA-formamidopyrimidine glycosylase family protein, producing MPEGDTVFATAARLRTALAGKRLSYTQFRVPRLATTDLSGRIVVAVRSRGKHLLIDVAGPDESRPDVGAMSIHSHLKMEGAWHVHPVGRRWRRPGFQARVVLRTEDAEAVGFDLGILEVSDDPEAALGHLGPDLLAVDWDRDEAVRRIEGCPDDPIGTALLNQRLLAGIGNVYRSEICFLRGMLPARAVRDVDVPATVDLSRRLLWANRSRTARTTTGQTAANARLWVYGRRGQLCRRCRTPIERGQLGSIGDDRVIYFCPGCQT from the coding sequence ATGCCTGAGGGTGACACCGTCTTCGCGACCGCCGCTCGGCTTCGAACGGCGCTGGCGGGCAAGCGGTTGTCGTATACGCAGTTCCGTGTTCCTCGGCTCGCGACCACCGATCTGTCCGGCCGCATCGTCGTCGCGGTGCGATCGAGGGGAAAGCATCTGCTGATCGATGTCGCGGGCCCCGACGAGAGCCGACCGGATGTCGGCGCGATGAGCATCCATTCACACCTGAAGATGGAGGGCGCTTGGCACGTGCACCCGGTCGGCCGCCGCTGGCGACGACCGGGTTTCCAGGCGCGCGTCGTCCTGCGAACCGAGGATGCCGAGGCCGTGGGATTCGACCTCGGCATCCTCGAGGTGTCCGACGATCCGGAAGCGGCGCTCGGCCACCTCGGTCCAGATCTGCTCGCCGTCGACTGGGATCGCGACGAAGCTGTCCGCCGCATCGAAGGATGTCCCGACGATCCGATCGGCACCGCACTGCTGAACCAACGTCTCCTGGCCGGTATCGGCAACGTCTACCGCAGCGAGATCTGTTTCCTGCGCGGGATGTTGCCCGCGCGGGCTGTGCGAGATGTCGATGTGCCCGCGACGGTCGATCTGAGCAGACGCTTGTTGTGGGCCAACCGATCACGCACCGCCCGCACCACCACCGGACAGACGGCGGCGAATGCGCGGCTGTGGGTCTACGGCCGACGAGGGCAACTGTGCCGACGATGCAGAACGCCGATCGAGCGAGGTCAACTCGGCTCGATCGGCGATGATCGCGTGATCTACTTCTGCCCAGGCTGTCAGACCTGA
- a CDS encoding histidine phosphatase family protein — MLVITAGRTGPNRSVRFGGDLSLDERGRSDVTALAASARADDVVIGGPERATRESCELLAAAHAVDRRLATLDVCDWSGLTPEEIDPADLRAWFTDPSARPHGGEAITEFVERIHRWRSDADPTPGLCVVAMPVAQALLAPDAAHYFAVEVRPSTIYEVSLDR, encoded by the coding sequence TTGCTCGTCATCACCGCCGGCCGCACCGGTCCCAACCGATCGGTGCGGTTCGGCGGCGATCTGTCTCTGGACGAGCGGGGTCGCAGCGATGTGACCGCGCTCGCCGCCTCGGCCCGCGCCGACGACGTGGTGATCGGCGGCCCGGAGCGGGCGACGCGTGAATCGTGTGAGCTGCTGGCCGCCGCCCACGCCGTCGACCGCAGACTGGCGACGCTGGACGTCTGTGATTGGTCGGGGCTGACCCCCGAAGAGATCGATCCCGCCGACCTGCGAGCGTGGTTCACCGACCCGTCGGCACGTCCCCACGGTGGCGAGGCGATCACCGAGTTCGTCGAACGTATCCACCGATGGCGCTCCGACGCCGACCCGACGCCTGGACTGTGCGTGGTCGCGATGCCGGTGGCCCAGGCGTTGCTGGCCCCTGATGCCGCCCATTACTTCGCGGTCGAGGTCCGCCCGTCGACGATCTACGAGGTCTCCCTCGACCGATGA
- a CDS encoding CbtA family protein: protein MEKKFIGAGLLSGLIAGIVAYVFARLFIEPQVAAAIDYEEGRSHAEEMLAGDHGAHEHGEVFTRSIQENIGAGVGTVVFAVCMGAFFAVAFTILWAYIGRHFPATDPRMVAAALGVIGFVAVFGVPFFAYPANPPAVGNDDTIGARSGAFLTITLLSLAFAIAAVVLALWLRPRLGGLLSGVAATVGYLVAVTITVAVLPEFDEVPGPVANDSGQIMFPGFPGDVIGDFRVYTIANQVVLWTVLTVVFAVILGRLARPAVTPDATTGDKIVAEQG from the coding sequence ATGGAGAAGAAGTTCATCGGCGCGGGCCTGCTGTCGGGCCTGATCGCCGGAATCGTCGCGTATGTGTTCGCCCGGCTGTTCATCGAGCCGCAGGTTGCCGCGGCGATCGACTACGAAGAAGGGCGCTCGCACGCCGAGGAGATGCTCGCGGGTGATCACGGTGCACACGAGCACGGAGAGGTCTTCACCCGTTCGATCCAGGAGAACATCGGTGCCGGGGTCGGCACAGTGGTCTTCGCGGTCTGCATGGGTGCGTTCTTCGCGGTCGCGTTCACGATCCTGTGGGCCTACATAGGACGCCACTTCCCGGCGACCGATCCTCGGATGGTGGCGGCCGCGCTCGGCGTGATCGGGTTCGTCGCCGTATTCGGGGTGCCGTTCTTCGCCTACCCGGCCAATCCGCCGGCCGTCGGCAACGACGACACGATCGGCGCGCGCAGCGGTGCGTTCCTCACGATCACCCTGCTGTCACTGGCGTTCGCGATCGCCGCGGTGGTGCTCGCGTTGTGGCTGCGTCCGCGACTGGGCGGGCTCCTGTCGGGAGTCGCCGCCACCGTCGGCTATCTCGTGGCGGTCACGATCACCGTCGCCGTGCTGCCCGAGTTCGACGAGGTGCCGGGCCCGGTCGCCAACGATTCGGGACAGATCATGTTCCCCGGCTTCCCGGGCGACGTGATCGGCGATTTCCGGGTCTACACGATCGCCAACCAGGTCGTCCTCTGGACCGTGCTGACGGTTGTGTTCGCGGTGATCCTCGGACGTCTCGCTCGCCCCGCAGTGACCCCGGATGCGACGACCGGCGACAAGATCGTCGCCGAGCAGGGCTGA